One window of Leptotrichia sp. oral taxon 498 genomic DNA carries:
- the tuf gene encoding elongation factor Tu, producing MAKAKFERSKPHVNIGTIGHVDHGKTTLTAAISKVLSDKGLAEKVDFENIDQAPEERERGITINTAHIEYETAKRHYAHVDCPGHADYVKNMITGAAQMDGAILVVSAADGPMPQTREHILLARQVGVPYIVVFLNKVDMVDDEELLELVEMEVRELLNEYGFPGDDVPIIAGSALGALNGEAKWVEKIMELMDAVDTYIPTPERPVDQPFLMPIEDVFTITGRGTVVTGRVERGVVKVGEEVEIVGIKPTSKTTVTGVEMFRKLLDSGQAGDNIGALLRGTKKEEVERGQVLAKPGTITPHTGFKSEVYVLTKDEGGRHTPFFTGYKPQFYFRTTDITGEVNLPEGVEMVMPGDNIEMTVELIHPIAMEEGLRFAIREGGRTVASGVVATITK from the coding sequence ATGGCAAAAGCTAAATTCGAGAGAAGTAAACCACACGTAAACATAGGAACAATTGGTCACGTAGACCATGGAAAAACTACTTTGACAGCAGCAATTTCAAAAGTGTTGTCTGATAAAGGGCTTGCAGAAAAAGTTGATTTTGAAAATATCGACCAAGCTCCTGAAGAAAGAGAAAGAGGAATCACAATTAACACAGCTCATATTGAGTATGAAACAGCAAAAAGACACTACGCACACGTAGACTGTCCAGGACATGCGGATTATGTAAAAAATATGATTACAGGAGCAGCTCAGATGGATGGAGCAATCCTAGTAGTATCAGCAGCTGATGGACCAATGCCTCAAACAAGAGAACATATCCTATTGGCAAGACAGGTTGGAGTACCTTACATTGTAGTATTCTTAAACAAAGTTGATATGGTAGACGACGAAGAATTACTAGAATTGGTAGAAATGGAAGTAAGAGAATTATTAAATGAATACGGATTCCCAGGAGATGATGTACCAATAATAGCTGGATCAGCATTAGGAGCATTAAATGGGGAAGCAAAATGGGTAGAAAAAATAATGGAATTAATGGATGCGGTAGATACATATATTCCGACACCAGAAAGACCAGTTGACCAACCATTCCTTATGCCAATTGAAGATGTATTCACAATTACAGGAAGAGGAACAGTAGTAACAGGAAGAGTAGAAAGAGGAGTAGTAAAAGTTGGGGAAGAAGTAGAAATCGTAGGAATTAAGCCAACTTCAAAAACTACAGTAACAGGAGTAGAAATGTTCAGAAAATTATTGGATTCAGGACAAGCTGGAGATAATATAGGAGCATTGTTAAGAGGAACTAAGAAGGAGGAAGTGGAAAGAGGACAAGTACTTGCAAAACCAGGAACAATCACTCCACATACAGGATTCAAGTCAGAAGTATACGTACTTACAAAAGATGAAGGAGGAAGACATACTCCATTCTTCACAGGATACAAACCACAGTTCTATTTCAGAACAACTGACATTACAGGAGAAGTAAACTTGCCAGAAGGTGTAGAAATGGTAATGCCTGGAGATAACATTGAAATGACAGTGGAATTGATTCACCCGATTGCAATGGAAGAAGGATTAAGATTTGCGATAAGAGAAGGTGGAAGAACAGTAGCTTCAGGAGTTGTTGCAACTATTACTAAATAA
- a CDS encoding GyrI-like domain-containing protein, with translation MKYEIVEIKEKTVVGLSERMKNDKNTSKKIGKMWNEFRGENGGEIKNIKDRVNKNTMAVYFDYNTKNSFEYRNLVGCEVKKESKNISKKLTKIFIPSGKYAKFSLFGNPQTEVTNFWINFWKNFGEQGEKLERTYTYDFEEYIAGDDPKNMEINIYIAVK, from the coding sequence ATGAAATACGAAATAGTGGAAATTAAAGAAAAAACAGTGGTTGGATTATCTGAAAGAATGAAAAATGACAAAAATACATCAAAAAAAATTGGAAAAATGTGGAATGAGTTTCGTGGTGAAAATGGAGGAGAAATAAAAAATATAAAAGACAGAGTAAATAAAAATACAATGGCAGTTTATTTCGATTATAATACTAAAAATAGTTTTGAATATAGAAATCTTGTGGGTTGTGAAGTGAAAAAGGAAAGTAAAAATATTAGCAAAAAATTGACAAAAATATTCATTCCAAGCGGAAAATACGCAAAATTTTCTCTTTTTGGAAATCCACAGACAGAAGTTACTAATTTCTGGATTAATTTTTGGAAGAATTTTGGAGAACAGGGAGAAAAATTAGAAAGAACTTATACTTATGATTTTGAAGAATATATAGCTGGAGACGATCCTAAAAATATGGAAATTAATATTTATATCGCAGTAAAATAG
- a CDS encoding lysozyme inhibitor LprI family protein: MKKKFFNVIIILFLTVSSLIFSKNLIYSDTNEMTGSYTNELKLRMSKIEKNVISKYKDVSGNDYNFRRAAQEIYDYWDKELNIIYNKLMEKLNPKAKERLIQSQKDWIEYRDDDGTFRYCIENEEGGTLGINRAISAKIRTVKERTLNLAYIYDNLND, translated from the coding sequence ATGAAAAAAAAATTTTTTAATGTGATAATTATATTATTCTTAACAGTTTCTTCACTAATCTTTTCAAAAAATTTGATATATAGCGATACAAATGAAATGACAGGAAGTTATACCAATGAACTAAAATTAAGAATGAGTAAAATTGAAAAAAATGTTATTTCAAAATATAAAGATGTGAGTGGGAATGACTATAACTTTAGAAGAGCAGCTCAAGAAATTTATGATTATTGGGATAAAGAATTAAATATTATTTATAATAAATTGATGGAAAAATTAAATCCTAAAGCAAAAGAACGTTTGATTCAATCACAAAAAGACTGGATAGAATACAGAGATGATGACGGAACTTTCAGATATTGTATAGAAAATGAAGAAGGTGGGACACTTGGAATTAATCGTGCAATTTCAGCAAAAATAAGAACCGTGAAAGAACGAACTTTAAATTTAGCTTATATATATGATAATTTAAATGATTAA
- a CDS encoding ComEC/Rec2 family competence protein — MKKRDFDKINFKKVEIQKNKKTQKNSSLEEYDLQMKKFQEKEKKKVELQKRLQKEKENFLNFFNKKIGIEEIKNNFKIIILFLVGVIIFIFYLNFVTFKGDLKGEKILYVKMDGSRGSILKINNKYLKNQASIKNTKNFEYGTYLINFDVKRITTKNNYTTFDGKIIGWKESKLNIFRKYILNIFDDLFLTEDNLYAFSKAAILGEKSEVSKDMKDKFKYTGLAHLIVISGTHISLVIIGIVKLLDMISLAYRPKYIFALVILTFYCALIGFSPGILRAYIMGAMMILARILFEKEESKKSLLISFVVNVVLNPYSIFDISMQLSYMAVIAIIFVYPPIKKFFEKSIFSKIKNEILRNTVDLMFLSFVIQFTSIPLFLYYFQKLPLFSFLLNIIGVPIGTIVIQILFFIMLVNILKITFLNSILVFITKIVFGSFEGFIYAGSKIPLLQIGVSQKFSILFIFSFYIILFILVFKIIPFFIFDKK, encoded by the coding sequence ATGAAAAAAAGGGATTTTGATAAAATTAATTTTAAAAAAGTAGAAATTCAAAAAAATAAAAAAACACAAAAAAATAGTTCTCTTGAAGAATATGATTTACAAATGAAAAAATTTCAAGAAAAAGAAAAGAAAAAAGTTGAATTACAAAAAAGACTTCAAAAAGAAAAAGAAAATTTTTTAAATTTTTTCAATAAAAAAATTGGAATTGAAGAGATAAAAAATAATTTTAAAATTATTATTTTATTTTTAGTTGGTGTTATAATCTTTATTTTTTATCTTAATTTTGTAACTTTTAAAGGTGATTTAAAAGGGGAAAAAATTCTTTATGTAAAAATGGATGGAAGTCGTGGAAGCATTTTGAAAATAAATAACAAATATTTAAAAAATCAGGCATCCATAAAAAATACAAAAAATTTTGAATACGGGACTTATTTGATAAACTTTGATGTAAAAAGAATTACGACAAAAAATAATTATACAACTTTTGATGGAAAAATAATTGGTTGGAAAGAGTCAAAACTAAATATTTTTAGAAAATATATTTTAAATATTTTTGACGATTTATTTTTGACTGAAGACAACCTCTACGCTTTTTCAAAAGCAGCGATTTTAGGAGAAAAATCTGAAGTTTCAAAAGATATGAAAGATAAATTCAAATATACGGGACTTGCACATTTAATTGTGATTTCTGGAACGCATATTTCCCTTGTCATCATTGGAATTGTCAAACTTTTGGACATGATTTCGCTGGCATATCGTCCAAAATATATTTTTGCTCTCGTTATTTTGACATTTTACTGTGCATTGATAGGATTTTCTCCAGGGATTTTAAGAGCTTATATCATGGGTGCGATGATGATTTTAGCGAGAATTTTATTTGAGAAAGAAGAGAGTAAAAAATCACTTTTAATATCGTTTGTTGTAAATGTTGTACTAAATCCTTATTCGATTTTTGATATTTCAATGCAGCTTTCTTATATGGCGGTAATTGCTATTATCTTTGTGTATCCACCAATAAAAAAATTTTTTGAAAAGTCAATTTTTTCTAAAATAAAAAATGAAATTTTAAGAAATACTGTTGACTTAATGTTTTTAAGTTTTGTAATTCAATTTACGAGTATTCCTTTATTTTTATATTATTTTCAAAAATTGCCATTATTTTCTTTCTTATTAAATATAATTGGTGTGCCAATTGGAACGATTGTAATTCAAATTTTATTTTTTATAATGCTTGTAAATATATTAAAAATAACATTTTTAAATTCAATTTTAGTATTTATCACAAAAATTGTTTTTGGTTCATTTGAAGGATTTATTTACGCTGGAAGTAAAATTCCACTGCTTCAAATTGGAGTTTCACAAAAATTTTCGATTTTATTCATTTTTAGTTTTTATATAATTTTGTTTATTTTAGTTTTCAAAATCATTCCATTTTTTATATTTGATAAAAAATAG
- a CDS encoding helix-turn-helix transcriptional regulator codes for MNIKLARLFEIVQILLTEKKVTAEKLACHFEVSKRTIYRDIETLTLAQIPVYSEKGRYGGIGLIKNFTIDKSFLSQNEQNEILFALQSLNAVQYSKNNITLTKLNSIFNRKADDWIEVDFSRYGENDSILFEKIKNSILEKKVIKFIYFNTKGKKSKRTVEPLKLWFKEKAWYLFAYCRKKKDIRQFKIARIKNLELTCEHFERELKKEDLKNQNNVNGKGTKIVIEVDKSQAYRVYDEFFEENIAKKENGNFEITIEIFENEWLYGYLLSFGEHLKVLKPTRIREILAKKVEKMRENYKI; via the coding sequence ATGAATATAAAATTAGCCAGACTTTTTGAAATTGTACAAATTTTATTGACGGAAAAGAAAGTGACAGCAGAAAAACTAGCATGTCATTTTGAAGTGTCCAAAAGAACGATATACAGAGATATTGAAACTTTGACATTAGCACAAATTCCAGTTTATTCGGAAAAAGGAAGATATGGAGGAATTGGACTTATAAAAAATTTTACGATAGATAAATCTTTTTTATCTCAGAATGAACAAAATGAGATTTTATTTGCTCTTCAGAGCTTAAATGCGGTCCAATATTCTAAAAATAACATCACTTTAACAAAATTAAACTCCATTTTTAATAGAAAGGCTGATGACTGGATCGAAGTTGATTTTTCAAGATACGGTGAAAATGATAGTATTTTGTTTGAAAAAATTAAAAATTCAATACTTGAAAAAAAAGTTATAAAATTTATCTATTTTAATACAAAAGGAAAAAAGTCCAAAAGAACGGTAGAACCACTAAAATTGTGGTTTAAAGAAAAAGCGTGGTATCTTTTTGCATATTGTCGCAAGAAAAAAGATATTAGGCAGTTTAAAATAGCTAGAATAAAAAATTTGGAATTGACTTGTGAACATTTTGAAAGAGAACTCAAAAAGGAAGATTTGAAAAATCAAAATAATGTGAATGGAAAAGGCACAAAAATAGTGATTGAAGTTGATAAATCTCAAGCTTACCGTGTATACGACGAATTTTTTGAAGAAAATATCGCAAAAAAAGAAAATGGAAATTTTGAGATAACTATAGAAATTTTTGAAAATGAATGGTTATACGGATATTTACTGTCTTTTGGAGAACATTTAAAAGTTTTAAAACCTACAAGAATCAGAGAAATTTTGGCAAAGAAAGTTGAAAAAATGAGAGAAAACTATAAAATATAA
- a CDS encoding L,D-transpeptidase family protein, translated as MKIKKIKFFILALVSISMFSINTFSASKSSQKNDWKKVILEPDLDGDGVKDKIEVEYMQSGDSVKMTFTPFVTKQKGKYTKGEKIEKTIKKEDFEKEFDNFTKSYIAEYPKNQSVKKKTQNDNKKVNSNDEKNKDSENLDNIKKAQNSVITPDNQDKKDDKKIQIKNSNSIKGPYSYSTYYLKERPKNLTFNYVYDKNSPKDMDEFVFIKTNSNIRKEPNANAKVIKEAKYGNKFKVVGVVKGNGDGKGEWYEVFFDGQLGYISKSVAEKREFDWDDMMKKVDKTNAFINDALAKSKKIYVLDDYVPLGGSSGGNRDKFGNRANQSEPAYSSSSFKDAINIPDRTIMTIEEDNDKYTKVKIDAFDEGTYYIKPSTRKMLKDSGITKEIERFIYVDRSSQNEMIIEKAGNDWNVVTSSFVTTGKDSGSSFATPYGTFLIAYSKPVMQYTGSDNKAVVGDAKNAVRFSGGGYMHSIPSLFEPKNTREQRKKATAAKIGTYPESHKCIRHYDDQIKFIYDWLGNSTPNDKNGLRTPSKPTVMLVK; from the coding sequence ATGAAAATAAAAAAAATAAAATTTTTTATTCTAGCATTAGTTTCGATTTCAATGTTTTCGATAAATACTTTTTCAGCTTCTAAAAGCTCACAAAAAAATGATTGGAAAAAAGTAATCCTTGAACCAGATTTAGATGGAGATGGAGTTAAAGATAAGATAGAGGTTGAATATATGCAGTCTGGAGACAGTGTCAAAATGACATTTACACCATTTGTAACAAAGCAAAAAGGAAAATATACAAAAGGTGAAAAAATTGAGAAAACAATTAAAAAAGAAGATTTTGAAAAAGAATTCGACAATTTTACAAAAAGTTATATAGCTGAATATCCTAAAAATCAATCTGTGAAAAAAAAAACACAAAATGATAATAAAAAAGTAAATTCTAATGATGAAAAGAATAAAGATTCAGAAAATTTAGACAATATAAAAAAAGCACAAAATTCTGTAATAACACCTGACAATCAAGATAAAAAAGATGACAAAAAAATTCAAATAAAAAATTCAAATTCAATAAAAGGACCCTACAGTTATTCAACTTACTACTTAAAGGAAAGACCAAAAAATTTGACTTTTAATTATGTTTATGACAAAAATTCGCCAAAAGATATGGATGAATTTGTTTTTATCAAAACTAATTCAAATATTAGAAAAGAGCCAAATGCAAATGCCAAAGTTATAAAAGAAGCAAAATATGGAAATAAATTTAAAGTTGTCGGAGTTGTTAAAGGTAATGGCGATGGAAAAGGCGAATGGTACGAAGTATTTTTTGACGGCCAGCTTGGATATATTTCAAAATCTGTTGCTGAAAAAAGAGAATTTGACTGGGATGATATGATGAAAAAGGTGGATAAAACAAATGCTTTTATCAATGATGCACTTGCAAAAAGTAAAAAAATATATGTTTTGGACGATTATGTTCCACTAGGTGGAAGCAGTGGCGGGAATCGAGACAAATTTGGGAATAGAGCAAATCAAAGTGAACCAGCCTACTCTAGTTCAAGTTTTAAAGATGCGATAAATATACCTGATAGAACGATTATGACCATTGAAGAAGACAATGATAAATATACAAAAGTTAAAATAGACGCTTTTGATGAAGGAACTTATTACATAAAACCTTCAACTCGAAAGATGTTAAAAGATTCTGGAATAACTAAAGAAATCGAAAGATTTATCTATGTTGACAGAAGCAGCCAAAATGAAATGATTATTGAAAAAGCAGGAAATGACTGGAATGTAGTTACTTCATCATTTGTAACAACTGGAAAAGATAGTGGAAGTTCTTTTGCAACACCATATGGAACATTCTTAATCGCTTATTCAAAACCTGTTATGCAATATACTGGCTCTGATAATAAAGCTGTGGTAGGAGATGCTAAAAATGCCGTAAGATTTAGCGGTGGCGGATATATGCACAGCATCCCTTCACTATTTGAGCCAAAAAATACAAGGGAACAAAGAAAAAAAGCTACAGCTGCAAAAATTGGAACTTATCCAGAATCACATAAATGTATAAGACATTACGACGACCAAATCAAATTTATTTACGATTGGTTAGGAAATTCGACTCCTAATGATAAAAATGGACTTAGAACTCCAAGTAAACCAACTGTGATGTTAGTTAAATAA
- a CDS encoding GyrI-like domain-containing protein: MTFDFKKEEKQFYNSGKKPVIVEIPEMNFLSIRGKGNPNEENGEYKKALELIYAIAYTLKMSYKSDYKIEGFFNYVVPPLEGLWCSEKEQENSKLEKEKLSWISLIRLPDFIKKEDFEWAIKVATDKKKKDFSKVEFFTYKEGICVQCVHIGSYDDEPKTISSMEEYARKKGYIFNITEKTPHHEIYLSDPRKVDVSKMKIIIRYPIKKLK, encoded by the coding sequence ATGACATTTGATTTTAAAAAAGAAGAAAAACAATTTTACAATTCTGGGAAAAAACCTGTTATAGTAGAAATTCCTGAAATGAATTTTCTTTCCATCAGAGGGAAAGGCAATCCAAATGAAGAAAATGGAGAATACAAGAAAGCACTTGAATTAATATATGCTATCGCTTACACATTAAAAATGAGTTATAAAAGTGATTATAAAATCGAAGGATTTTTTAATTATGTTGTTCCACCGCTTGAAGGATTGTGGTGTTCGGAAAAAGAACAGGAAAATAGTAAATTGGAAAAAGAAAAGTTAAGCTGGATTTCCTTAATAAGATTGCCTGATTTTATTAAAAAAGAAGATTTTGAATGGGCTATAAAAGTAGCAACTGACAAAAAGAAAAAAGATTTTTCCAAAGTTGAGTTTTTTACTTATAAAGAAGGAATTTGCGTACAATGTGTACACATAGGTTCCTATGATGATGAGCCTAAAACTATTTCATCAATGGAGGAATATGCTAGAAAAAAAGGTTATATTTTTAATATAACAGAAAAAACACCTCATCATGAAATATATTTGAGCGATCCTAGAAAAGTTGATGTGAGTAAAATGAAAATAATCATTCGGTATCCGATAAAAAAACTAAAATAG
- a CDS encoding type II secretion system protein, producing MNENKSSGFTLVEVLLYISIVAILFLAISNNLQKQKQLQEFAIQKRNISSFIRKIQQYAQYNKKIYTLDFKISEKMAYFLDNVKGKKEIIDKLKISDNLSYMTNNSNKNADFLRNTTNEGNFEKGFSIYLLDKKGEKIYYRISTNTINAAKYPIISIYRAKIPIKLNEDYLKASLWEEEI from the coding sequence ATGAACGAGAATAAATCAAGCGGATTTACTCTTGTTGAGGTTTTGTTATACATTTCAATCGTAGCTATTTTATTTTTAGCTATTTCAAATAATTTACAAAAACAAAAACAGCTCCAAGAATTTGCAATCCAGAAGCGAAATATAAGTAGCTTTATCCGTAAGATTCAGCAATATGCGCAATATAATAAAAAAATTTATACATTGGATTTCAAAATATCTGAAAAAATGGCATATTTTTTAGATAATGTCAAAGGAAAAAAAGAGATAATTGATAAATTAAAAATTTCAGATAATCTGTCTTATATGACAAACAATTCCAATAAAAATGCCGATTTTTTGAGAAATACCACAAATGAAGGCAATTTTGAAAAAGGATTTTCAATTTATCTTTTGGATAAAAAAGGCGAAAAAATATATTACAGAATTTCTACAAACACAATAAATGCAGCAAAATATCCGATTATAAGCATTTATCGTGCAAAAATTCCAATAAAGTTGAACGAAGATTATTTGAAAGCAAGTTTGTGGGAAGAAGAAATTTAA
- a CDS encoding L,D-transpeptidase family protein has protein sequence MKNSLKKVLRGKIERKDKSKKIKISIFALLNVFFGMTSTASQNINLPKEFTQNVAVSGYENAIFDYDFNNDGTDEKVVVSYNEENNFLDVVVSIYTNQNGKNMLSYQITFDKKINILNLDEMPKLLNKVKEYYGEYSKNMASNETRHILIYDDNRNSKILFDKLKFDKHSPKDLDNFLFIKSSSEMLDAPNGKSITNLKYSEKPKLLFEMVSNENPQKLYYTEITKKASTNVNHIKEKKSKIKPKTFKGFVVDRGSNVIKRGFFWDKMVAKMDSVNKFIEEAINAGEDINIITEYSPLSHDVASKKDKFGNKNNQSIVAYTNPNKKGEIINVPDQTLFRILGEEKGMLKIETPFYGGPYYISKNQNNYKKVENINGAVNKFVAIDPSSQAEMLFERDPKTNKYKVVTYSFVTTGKDGSGSYETPHGAFLIAFTRGYMPFTRKAGPGDTPLSGRPDLTIGGVAKFAVRFSGGGYLHGIPVNTHFKGETALTDTAAKIGTYKESHKCVRHFDDQVGFIVDWVNAGSKIKDGDNTIPEEPVVAIVL, from the coding sequence TTGAAAAATAGTTTAAAAAAGGTTTTGAGGGGAAAAATAGAAAGGAAAGATAAATCTAAAAAAATAAAAATAAGTATTTTTGCTCTATTAAACGTATTCTTTGGAATGACTTCTACTGCCAGCCAAAACATTAATTTACCTAAGGAATTCACTCAAAATGTAGCTGTTAGTGGGTATGAAAATGCAATTTTTGACTATGATTTTAACAATGATGGAACTGATGAAAAAGTTGTGGTTAGCTATAATGAAGAAAATAACTTTTTAGATGTAGTTGTTTCCATTTACACAAATCAGAATGGGAAAAATATGCTAAGTTATCAAATAACTTTTGATAAAAAGATAAATATTTTAAATTTAGACGAAATGCCTAAATTGCTTAACAAAGTGAAGGAATATTACGGTGAATATTCTAAGAATATGGCATCAAATGAAACTAGGCACATACTGATTTATGATGATAATAGAAATTCCAAAATATTATTTGATAAACTAAAATTTGATAAACATTCACCTAAAGATTTAGATAATTTTTTATTTATAAAAAGTTCATCGGAAATGCTTGATGCGCCGAATGGAAAATCAATTACAAACTTAAAATACAGTGAAAAACCAAAACTTCTATTTGAGATGGTATCAAATGAAAATCCACAAAAATTATACTACACTGAGATTACAAAAAAAGCGAGTACAAATGTAAATCACATTAAAGAAAAAAAATCCAAAATAAAACCTAAAACTTTTAAAGGATTTGTGGTAGATAGAGGAAGTAATGTAATAAAAAGAGGATTTTTTTGGGATAAAATGGTTGCAAAAATGGACAGCGTCAATAAATTTATTGAAGAAGCGATAAATGCTGGAGAAGATATTAATATAATCACGGAATACTCACCACTTTCTCATGATGTGGCAAGTAAAAAAGATAAATTTGGAAATAAAAACAACCAAAGTATAGTAGCTTACACAAATCCTAATAAAAAAGGAGAAATTATAAATGTGCCAGATCAAACTTTATTTAGGATTTTAGGCGAAGAAAAGGGAATGTTAAAAATTGAAACACCATTTTATGGCGGACCTTATTATATTTCTAAAAATCAGAATAATTATAAAAAAGTTGAAAATATAAATGGCGCTGTCAATAAATTCGTTGCTATTGACCCAAGCAGTCAAGCAGAAATGTTATTTGAAAGAGATCCAAAAACAAATAAATATAAAGTTGTAACTTATTCGTTTGTAACGACTGGAAAAGATGGAAGCGGTTCTTATGAAACACCTCATGGGGCGTTTTTAATTGCATTCACAAGAGGATATATGCCATTTACAAGAAAAGCTGGACCTGGAGATACGCCTCTTTCTGGACGACCTGATTTAACAATCGGAGGAGTTGCTAAATTTGCTGTGAGATTCAGCGGTGGCGGATATTTGCATGGAATACCTGTAAATACTCATTTTAAAGGTGAAACAGCTTTAACTGACACGGCTGCAAAAATAGGAACTTATAAAGAATCACATAAATGCGTCAGACATTTCGATGACCAAGTTGGATTTATTGTTGACTGGGTAAATGCGGGAAGTAAAATTAAAGATGGTGATAATACAATACCTGAAGAACCAGTAGTTGCAATAGTTTTATAA